In Fluviicola taffensis DSM 16823, the following are encoded in one genomic region:
- a CDS encoding DegT/DnrJ/EryC1/StrS family aminotransferase, whose translation MIPFSPPRIDQRVIDEVTSALTSGWITTGPRTKLFEKQLTEYCGNKCTVAVSSWTAGMELILRWWGIGPGDEVIIPAITYCASANVVIHAGAKPVMVDINPDDFNISVEAIRKAITSKTKAIMPVDIAGLPCDYDAIFAIVNEPSIKSLFQANSDYQRKLGRILIAADAAHSFGATYKGKRSGAIADVSCFSFHAVKNLTTAEGGTMSINLPDSFDHEEIYKELCIKILHGQSKDALAKAQKGNWRYDVVEPGFKCNMTDIQAAIGLIELDRFQENLDRRKAICLGYNDGFKNESWALLPKMKDEKRETCYHLYQLRIGGASEVQRDAIMQAIFDQDVSVNVHFQPLPILTAYKKRGYKMEDYPEAWDKYQNEITLPVYFDLTDAQVQIVIQAVKNAVKQVLG comes from the coding sequence ATGATTCCTTTTTCACCTCCTAGAATAGATCAACGTGTAATTGATGAAGTTACAAGTGCTTTGACTTCAGGTTGGATTACAACTGGTCCTCGCACGAAATTGTTCGAAAAACAATTGACTGAATATTGTGGGAATAAGTGTACGGTTGCGGTTTCATCTTGGACGGCTGGAATGGAGTTAATCCTTCGTTGGTGGGGAATTGGACCAGGTGATGAGGTCATTATTCCAGCAATTACTTATTGCGCTTCAGCAAATGTGGTGATTCATGCAGGGGCGAAACCAGTGATGGTAGATATCAATCCTGATGATTTTAATATTTCAGTTGAGGCAATTCGAAAAGCGATTACTTCGAAAACGAAAGCAATAATGCCTGTTGATATTGCGGGGCTTCCATGCGATTATGATGCCATTTTTGCAATTGTAAACGAACCCTCGATAAAAAGCCTGTTTCAAGCAAATTCAGACTACCAACGAAAATTGGGAAGAATTCTAATTGCTGCTGATGCGGCACATTCTTTTGGGGCAACTTATAAAGGAAAACGATCTGGAGCTATAGCGGATGTGAGTTGTTTCTCCTTCCATGCTGTGAAGAATTTGACTACTGCTGAAGGAGGAACAATGTCAATCAATTTACCAGACTCTTTTGATCATGAGGAGATTTACAAAGAATTATGTATCAAGATTCTTCATGGACAAAGTAAAGATGCATTAGCAAAAGCACAAAAAGGAAATTGGCGATATGATGTTGTTGAACCAGGTTTCAAATGCAATATGACTGATATTCAAGCAGCAATTGGTTTAATTGAATTGGATCGTTTTCAAGAAAATTTGGACCGAAGAAAAGCAATTTGTTTAGGATATAATGATGGATTTAAAAATGAATCTTGGGCTCTTTTACCAAAAATGAAGGACGAAAAGCGTGAAACATGTTATCATTTGTATCAATTGAGAATTGGAGGAGCTTCTGAAGTGCAAAGAGATGCGATCATGCAAGCCATTTTCGATCAAGATGTTTCTGTAAATGTTCATTTTCAGCCACTTCCTATTTTAACTGCATATAAAAAGAGGGGTTATAAAATGGAAGACTATCCAGAAGCTTGGGATAAATATCAAAATGAAATCACCTTGCCAGTCTATTTTGATTTAACGGATGCACAAGTTCAGATAGTTATTCAAGCTGTAAAGAATGCCGTAAAACAGGTGTTGGGATAA